GGACATTCCTATTAGCATCCCCCGGACTCCCCAAAGGCAATTTAATGGGGGGGAAGAACTAGGTGGCAGAACAAGGCTGGCACTTGGCTCGACCCAAAGCGATGTCAGATGGGCCAGCACCAGATGCGCCCCGAAATGTGATGTACCTGCCCACCTTCTAGAGATAAAGCgggcagaggaaaggaagcaaagccCTGCGTCACTGCTGCGTCCCAGATCCCCGAGCTGTGGGACAGCCCCCCTTCCCACCCGCACATCCCAGGGCGATGCTGGGCTGCCAGCCCCGCTCCCGAGCCCAGCAACATCCTCCCGCGGTGACGCACGGCCGGGGAGGAAGCCGGGACGTCACGGGAGGTGCGGGGCGTGGGAAGAGCGTGCacacagccccgcacagccccaCGGGCACCAAGGGGGGCGGCGGCTCCGTTACGGCGGCGGGGTAGAGCCTGCGGGAGAGCcggggatggagatgatgaagCAGAGGGGATGCGTAACGGAAAGGAACGGGGATGGGTGGGGGGGCGTGCGGATGGAGCGGATAAGGGGCAGACGGAGGCTGCGTGGATGCAGGGGGGAGCAAAGCCGTCCGCCGCCCGGTGCTCGCAGCTCGGCCGGCACGTACCTGCTCCTCCTCGGCGCTCAGCTCCGCGGCCATGCTGCGGCCGGGCCGTGCGGGCCGTGCTAAGCGGCGGAGCCCATCCCCGGAGCGGCGGCACTGCGGGCACCCGCCCCTCCCTGGCGGCCGCTCGGagacggcggcggcggctccgccCCGGGGTGTCCGCGACCGTGAGcggggagggaagagaggatGGGAAGGGAATGGAGGAGATGGGATATAGATGGAGAGAGGAATGGAAACGgaataagaaaggaaaggagaaaatgagattgaaaaaagagaaagaaagaaagaaaacgagAACGAAAcgcaaatgaaaatattcaaatgaaaacaaaaaaataggaagaaaagggaaaaaaaaaaaaaccaacaaaacgCCGTAAGGATCGCAAAGCGCCGGGAAGTTCCGCTCGCCCCGGGAAGCGCCGCTCGGCTGGGGGTTGggccgccgccgctccccgccccgctccgctccgcccggCGCTGCCCCGCGGGGGCGGTGGCAGGAAGCGcccgcagccccctcccctGCGCCCGGCCCGACGGCGGAGGGAGGGGCGGGCAGGaagcgcggcggggcgggggctgcCGGTCCCGGGCTCTGCCACCCGGGTAGCGACCAGCCGGACCCGCTCGGGATGGGTGGCACCGCCCCGGTTGGGGGGAGGGTTGGGCCGTCCCAGGGCCGGGGGTCCGCGCTCCGCAGCCGGGGACATTTTGTTCGGCCGAGGAGCAGCGCGTTGGCAGCTCGCCCGCAGCCGGAGGGTTTGCACCTAACTCgcagaaaatggaagaaagggCAGAGAGAAGCGGCTCGGCCCCTGCCCCGAGCGCGGTGGCAGCGTTGTGGGGCTGAcctccaccccacagccccgctCCTAACGCACGCTTCCTCTTCGCCCTTCTTTCTCTCCGGCCCGGGGGCTGCTTTAGGAACGGGAACCATCAGCGTGCTGTCGGCCATCGAGCGGAGCCCGCAGCCCGTCACGTCGGCAGATGGCCGAACGGGGCTGCAACCCGAGCTGCGGTTCATCCCGAGGGATGCCCGGCAGCAGAACCAGCCCCGGGGCCGGGGTGCCGCCTCCTCCTCCATACGGAGCACAGCGGGGTGGGCCGGCTCCCATTGAGCGCCCACCGCAGCGCTGACGGCTCCCGCTGCCCGCAGGTACAACACCGGGGTCAGGCGGTGGAAGCAGTCCCTGTACGTGGTATTAAACGGAGCGTTttctaagggagaaagaaaaacaagggcGTGAGTGAGGGCAGAACCCGAGTGCTGCCGCTATCTGCACgcaccagctctgctttcctcctcctgggCGCAGCCCTGCTCCGCAGGCACTGGGAGGAGAGCCCCAGAGCCACGTTTTTGCCTGGTAATCCAGCTCCGTGTCTCCAGGGGCTTCGCTTCAGCTTCTTAACCTCCCCGTGAAAAACAATGCTGGGTCAGTGGGCATAATGGGCTCTTCTTTGGTGAAATAACCACAGGGGGATGCGGTGGTCCTGCCTGCAAGGGGAGCAAGACATAGGGGCCAGAGCTCCTCCATGTATTGGGAGGAACCAAACCCTTCACAGTGCCGCACACCAGGCTGTTAATCCCTTGCTGGGAGGCACAGCCTGCATTGCCCCTGAGGTAGCAGGAAGGTGCTGGAGGATTTGTATTTCTGAGAAGCCTTTTATTTGGCACAATCAATGGCAACCTTTGGAGAACACAAtcattccttcctccccccctgcagagagcagcccagcacacaggcTGTGGGctcacacagagctgggctggaagGCAAGGAAATCACATTTCTTAGTAGCATGTGGGCATGGAAAGCCCTGCCTGGGGAGTTACCAAAGCCTGCTGCAAACTTTCCTTACTAGAAGCAGATTGACTGCAAAATAACTTCCATAGAGAAGGCTTCAGGCCTGAGCCTCCCACCCTGAGCACCTCTCCCAGCAGGAGCATGGCAGCCAGGCCAGGCAGCAGGGGCTGAAACGGGAGCCTGCAGCTTGAGCCTGACTTCACACTGCAGAATCACCTCTGCAGCAAGCCAGAGAGCCCTGTTaagggcaaaaaaaacccaacacctaGTAGCACGTGGAGCAACACACTCCATTTTCGTGCCCTTTAAACAAAGTTATCCTATAATCATTACCTTTGCCCACCTCTTGGGAAGCGTGAGTCACAGTGAGAAGCAGAGGACCTTTAGCATGCTCCTAATTCTCCATCTGACTCCCTGCTTCCTCTTGGCCCTGTGCAGAATTAGCTGGCTGAGGGGTGGACAAGTGTTCCAGCTCGTAATGTCCATTCCTAGCAGCTGCCTCGGTGCTCAGCTGAGCCTTGCCTGATGCCAGCTTTTTACTCTTCTTGCTCTCTATGATCTGCTGGAGCTGGCGCCCAGCGTAGTCTGGTTTGGCAGTGAGCGGCGTGAGGGGCACAGCGAGCCCCAGGATGTCAGGTACCATGTATGGCCGCAGCCAGCCCACCAGCGGGGTGCTGCCGGGGGTGTAGTGGGTCTGCTTGTGGTAGAAGAGAAGTCCATCCacctgcaggaaggagagaCAGCAGGTGAGAAGATGCTGCAGGTGAATGAGGGAGCACTGGGTCACATCGCTGCTTCTCAGACACCTCTGATCCtcaagcagaagggaaagaggaaacCTGCAGAGCTCCTGTCCTGAATGATCAGCACGGGTCCAGCGACTGCTGGATGGCTTTAAGTCACCCAAGGCAAACAGATTTAGACTGATGTCAGCAGGGACCAGCACTCCTCCTCTGGTTGCTATGATCCCATTCTGCAGAAAAGCCATCCAGCTTCTGAACAAAGCAGTGCACAAAAAGAGCATTTTACTGGATTAGggttattttaaataatgcatttggAGAGTAATTAGTCAGAGCGTGTGACGCCAAGGAACTCGGCTTCCTAACACTGCTACAGCTCTCTTCAGCTTGCTTATGCAAAAGCAATTCTTAATGTTTCCCAAGAGAGAACTTCTCCAGCGATCGATGACAGTTAAGGGCACTCAGAACTTTGAAGGTTCAGACCCCAACTCTTTGTGCTACTATTTCCACACTGGGCAGTATTGCAGTGGACTGACATTTTCTGCACTTCCCCACCACGCTCAAGTATTtctcccacccccccatcctccccctgccctcttttttcctgtgcttcccAGGGGAGCACTCTGCAAGGTCAGATCCTGCTGCAGATCGACCGGCATTGGAGGCGGTGCTCATTTAACTCGGCCTCGCAGGCTCTTAAAGGCTATTTACCCATGAATAAGAGGGGCTGAGCGGGCAGAACAGATGAGAAGAGCCCACTTTGGGCTGCCACAAGTGGCCCCAAATGCTCCTGGGCTCCTCATGCAGTTGCAGCCCCCAGGAGAGCAGCACCTACATCATATGGAGTAAAGGCATGGCCGAGAACAGAGCAGGCACAtgtccatctctgctgctggccACTAGCTCCCTGCAGGGCCATGCTGCCTACTGCACTACTGAAGTCCATGATTTTTGGTCACTGTGAAGAGCTTGCAAAATCATTCCAGCGAAGGGGGATTCCTGTCCTGGGGAAACAGGAAACCAGCCCAGTAAACAGCATGAGCTTGTGAAACTGGCTGGGTATCTGAAGTGCAAAGATTCTCTCTCTCCTCATGTCAAAGAAGACTTGAGGAGGGGAGCCAGGCTCTGTGGCACCACACCACAACCTTCTGGGCCTGCACAGCCCCTCCAGTGCCAGTCAGCTGAACACACTTGCTTAGAGTGGTTCATCCCAGGATGCTGGGACCAGGCATAAGGAGATACCTATAACACTGCATGAGCTGCATTTTTGCCTCCTGTAAGTTCGATTCTGGCTGCCCCGTTGCTGGCAGCTATTGATGGGGATTTCTCGGGCTCCCTCTTGTGGCACATGGTGGTGAGCTTCATTCCTGGAAACGCAGCAACGTGGTTTCTGTGGGGCTTTGTGCCAAACTACACCGCGTTTCTCTTCTTGCTGGGGTCGTGCCCTGACACACTGACCTGGGGACAAACACAGCTGGAGCACAAGGAGCAtctgcccagctcctgcagtaCCCCCTGCGATCCACAGGGGCCTCTCTCCATAAGTCAGGATGCTCTTCAGCCTTTTGTCACAGAGTAAAGGCCTCAGGAAGTCATAAAGCTTTCCTCAGGAGAGGCAAAGGCAGGCATTATCATTGAGCAAGTCAAAAAAGCATCCCAGGTTTCCTTCAGCTATCACTCACCTACCTGTGCTCAGAGTAGGATCTGGCATGGCCAGCCCACTGCTGGCACTTGGACTTCCTCTGGTGACTGCCCTGGCTTtaaggagcagaagaaaaaagtcagCCCTCACAGCCAAATCAGCCTCCTCTAAGCTTAAGCCTGCACTTCCACTAATCACTAACCGGGGCCAGGAGAGCACAAGAGGCACACTTGAATCAATGTGGTTTTTGGCTTCCCCATCGTCTTCTGTTTCAGTGCCAGGTAAGCCAAGGTAGCGACCAAAAGCTGCTGAGCAGTTTGCACTGGGACTTCTGACTCACTGCTTGCAGCCACACACAGCAACTGCCTGGCACACTACTGCCTGTCCTGCCCTTCCTCCCACAGGTCAGagaggctgagcagcactgctcctacAGCTGGAAGAGCAAATGCATAgtcctgctcagctgctctcaCTGGGGGAATGTCCACCTCTGTCAGCAGGACCCAgaggcaggaggctgctggtgctggaccagaagcagaaaacaaagctcacaCCATTCCCATCCCCTCACTCCTCCCCCAGAGAGATCcattagcagcagcaggacagacccatcagaacccatcCCAGCCATTTGTGCTGCAGCCATTTGCCCTAGCATGTCTCAGCTGCTCATCACTGTTACCCGAACCCTGCAGAAACTGCTATGAGTTTAAACACACTGCTCTGTTTCCTCCTCAGGAGAGGTAGGACAGCTGGATGCCGTGCAGACAGATGGCAGCATCTAGACTAGGGAGACACAGAGcctgtggcagatggcagcatcTAGACTAGGGAGACACAGAGCCTGTGGCAGATGTCAGACACCAGCCTGCCTACCTCGCAGACCTCTCAAGAAACCCCATCACGTAACTGAGTACAGTATGGCAGCATGTAGTACCAGCTTCAACTCTGAAGAGATCAGCTGCCCATCATACTTCCACATAAATGTAagttctgctgcttctggagaCAATCTGCATCAGCAACCCCCTCAGGCAGCGAGGACAATCCAAGCACAGGTAACACTATGGTTTAACTCTCACTGACCAGCTTGACTGCGTGTTCTCACCTCAAAGGGGAAGTTTGTTGTCAGCACCTCACACAGGCTCTCCGAGGTAGAGGGGAAGTTCTGCAGGCCCACGAACTTGTACTGAGGGAACAAAAGAGGgttagaagagagaaaatgacaTGGCTTCAAACTTGGCTCCCTCTTTAACCACCTCCAGTTCAGTGGATTGTTCCTTCCCTCAGTACAAAATCTTACATGAACAACAGGATGAATAACAGGTAGACAAAGTAACCAGACAGGAGGTCTCAGGTACAGAGCACATCATTAAACTGTTGGCCTTCCTGTCGCAGGTTACCAGGGGTCCAAAAGCACAGATGGGCTCAATGGAGGAACAGGCCAACCCTGATGTCTGCTGGGAAGGGCAGATCTCTGCTATGATTCTAACAGCAATTGCCAAGCAAACCCTGGGCGGGGAAATCAAAGTGACAGGACCAAGTCATTCCCTGATGCCAATCATATCACACTGAAGTGACAGGAAATACCTGCATGAAAACTTATAGAAGTCAGCTCAACCTTCAGAGTGGACAGGAACAGGGTTAGAATGCTTTACAGATCTCCTCCCAGTAATAGAAAGGAACGCTCACAAGGAAAACCTGAAGCTTGTTACAGCCATGTccagacagcacagaaaacagagtgCCCAGAACAATCTATTTCAGGTATTTTACATTTAGGCCATCCCAGTTCCAAATGACCCCTCTGGCATCTTGTTAGAGATACACACAGCAGGGACTCAAGCATCTAAGGCTGCAGGAAGGACTTTTCAGGGGAGCTGACCCTGAGATGCTCTTTTAACCGAAATAGAAAGTGATGACCTCTGAGCAGGAtgcaaagcagacagatgtctgctccaggctgctggCTCAGCCAAGCAAACCTTTCCACCtaggaaatgaaagctgaaacGACTCCCCAGCCCCACTTCATTAGGTAGCTGTCTTCTGGATATTCTCGTTGGAGTCAGAACAGGATGTACTCCAAGCACAGATATCTCCGCTGCTGGCACAGGAGCCTTCATCCCCATTAATGATGAATCTGTTCCACactcaggagctgctcagcttGCTGTGCCTGAGCACACATGGGTGGCCACACAGCAATCACATTCCGCCTCACAAGACACACTCCATAAACCAGGCTGACAAATCCCCTTATGTTCCCCAAAATCACTTTCTAAGCTGCTGTGGGTGCCAGGTCTGACCTCCACAAAAAACTTCAAAGACTTCAATACTATTATCCTTGCTCAATAGGGGCTTCAGGGGGCAACGCAGCATCCACCCCTACAACTTCAGAGACTGGCTCAAGCAGGAGACAAGGCTAAAACTTCATGGTCTTTTACCCCTGCTTTGTGAGCCCATGAGACTACCAACAGATAATTCCCATTGTAATCAGGCTGCCAATCAATTCAGGCCCTGTAGAAACCACATTGGTTTTCCATTCCAAGCGAAAGCTAAAAACAGTGTGGAAGTTAGCTGATACCCTGCAGCGTGATCTCCCTCAGCACTttggctggaaagaaaaaacccacattcATTTACAATATTCAGTGGTTCTATTTACATCCTGAACATGTCAGCCCATTTCATCACAAGTACACAAAGCTTCCGCCTGTGAACAAAAGTGCTGAAGCCTGCTGAACAGGAGAGCTTACCCTCCCCACCACCCTCCTCCTAGTACAAAAGAACTTACTGGATTaatcctgcttttctctcccaGCCCTTCCTCCTCTTGGATTTTTGAGGAGAGCCAGAAGAATCTGAAGTCGGTCtgagaaaggagacagaagctGAATTATTATCCACCATCAGCACccgtggggctgcagctcagacCTGTACCTCCATTCCTTTGCACTCGCACAGGAGACTTACAAGCTGCAGAACCAACTGACATGCCAGCCTTTGCTACATCCCCAAATAACCCCCCCAGATTTCTACAGTCACTAGACTTTAagagacagagctgctgctgcagagattaAATATCCAAGCTGCTGCACATCGGGCTGTGATCAGctccagctgcaaagcagctccCAGGACAGAGAGCACATGAGAAGGCAGATGGGAAAGATTCAGTACCTGGCAGTCGTAAACAGGGTGTCCCCTCCAGCACATCACATCGAGGATGTAGTACGTCTGCTCTGCTTCATTGTAGATGCAGTCCAAGATACAGTACACTGCACACACAAGCAAAAGGAGGCCCAGATGCATTCCTCACGCTGCCCAACCCACTGGGCAAGTGCCAGATCAAATCTCTCCTGCATTAAGCTCTAGCAAAGATGTAGGGCCAAGAGGTGTAAAGAGAATCCCTTCTGCTAATAGGGGTTGTGACCACAAAATGCTTTTAGCTCAAAAGAATCCAACGAGGCTCCGAAGTTACCACCCAAAGCCACATCAAGCAAAAGTATATTTCAGGAAATGCAGAAACACCTCCTCAAAGGGAGCAAAGCAACTGAACCTGGTATTAATAAAGATTACGCCATAAGCAACTCTGTTACGGAGAGAAGATGCTGAGGTTTAAGAGCACCAACCAGCCAGGCAGATAACTAGAAGAAATGTTATCTGAGATTGTCTATTTGTCCACAGAAATACATGAGCATCCTGAAGCTTACCAAGCCCTGCCACCAAACAAGGGGCACAACCCTAAGGCCCAAAGGAGCACCACTGTATCTGTGGTGGGCACAAGCTCCCACGTAAAAGCCAGTGGTTCTCTTCTACCTCTCTCAAAAGCCTTCTCAGAATGTTACCTTTCTCACTCGTCGTATTGTGCCTGTTTCCCcctggcagcagggatgggaacCTGTTGACACAGAAGCCACTCTTGGTATAAGCTGCTGTGGAACCCTGCAAGAAAACAGGCGACAAAGAAACGTCATGAACATGCTCACCGCTCTCCTATCACAGCTGAGACGGCACCCAAGGTGCCAAAGTGCAGGCTGCCCCCAGAGGCTGCCACAGCTCTTAGCACACAAATACCTGCAGCTCACAGGGCAGCCTTGTGTTGTCAGTGGGCACAGTAAGAACACAGAACCCAGGCACGGCTCCCTTGCTGGGTTCTAagatatttctgctgctgtctcttaCCCTGGAGGCCACCACCAGCGCCCTCTTCCCAACAGGACACACCACCACAACCCACTCCTGCTCCAGATCCGCGGGGACATCGACCAGCCACTCCGAGAGCATCAGCTgggcagaaaacaagaaaaagcagttaGTGACATCCCTCCTACAGCTATGGGAAACTCAAAGCTGGACACTTTAGACTCAGCTTCTACAGCCACAGTGTCCTTCAAGCAACCTGCACTGCTCACTGCCTCATATCACAACACCCACCTGccttcagctcagctgtgtACCATGTTCTTCCCCTTGATGTCTTCTCTTGCTCCCCAGCTGCTAACTAAGCTTCTGAGCACAGCATAGTGCTCAACAGGGCACCCCAGCACCTTGTTCCCCACATCAACTCTTGACTTCATGTAAGGCCACCCAGTCCAACACTCCAGCagcaaacagggacacctacagggCACTCAGAGCCTGTCCCCTTCCTTATACTCCCCTTTAAATACAGAAAGGCCGCTCTCAGCTcaacccacagcagcacagcccagctctcagcccataCGGAGGTAAGGAGCACTTTATGGATGCAGACCCATTAATGAAGGCCCCCATTACGCTCCCTTGAGGCCTCACCTGGTTGGCGTAGCGCTTGGGCAGCCTCCTGCCGGCATCCACCTCCATGTCCTCCTGTCCATCCTCCTCCCCATCGCTCTCCACTCCAGCCCAGTCTCCATCCGCCAACCTGCGGGCATGGTTCACGTAGTCCAGCCGCCTCCTGCGGGAACGAAGCGCAGTGTCCCGCTGTCACCGGGCCCAGCGACGCGGCGGCCCTCAGCCCACCCCCATAGCCCATACCGCCCCCGTATCTCACTCtctctgcagacacagcagccGCCTCCGCCGCTCGTCCTGCCCCAGCCGGTCCCCGCGCCCTTTATAGGCGCTGAGACGCGGGTGCGGCGCCGCGGTGCTGTTGGGAGCCGCCAAGGCCACGCCGCCCTGCAGCGCCGCGCACAGCTCCTCCATGGCAACGCCCGCCGCGCCGCACGCACTTCcgccctgctgtgctgtgctgtggcagcgccccctgccggcTGGGAGGACCCCGCGGGCCGGGGCGGCGCGACACcgggggggcagcgggggcGGCCGGCAGGGGGCGGCGTGCGGGCGGGGCGACACGGCGGGGcggcaccggcaccggcaccggcaccgAGCGGAGAGCGGAGAGCGGCCGGACCGCTGCGGGTCTgcggggagcgggggggggcgggcggCAAAGTTGCCGAGAGCCGTGGATACACGCATCGGACATCGCTGCGTTTAGCGCACGGGAGCCCGGGGCGGTGCGGCGGCGGCATGGGGCAGGCACGGCGCTCCCCCGGGCCCCGCGGCCCCGCTCCGGGGATACCGGCTGTGTGCGGGCTGCGGGCCCCGCTGCACTGAAGCCGCCGCTCCTGAGGCTCTCCGGCGCGGGGAGGCCGTGCCATGGCGCTGCGGGGCAGGGCGCTGTACAACTTCCAGAGCGAAAACAAGGAGGAGATCAGCATCCAGGAGAACGAGGAGCTCGTGGTGTTCAGCGAGCGCTCGCTGGACGGCTGGCTGCAGGGCCGGAACAGCCGCGGAGAGACCGGCCTCTTCCCGGCATCGTACGTGGAGATCGTACGCCCTCGAGCCGGCTCCGGACACACCGAGGGCTCCGGCAGCCCCGCCGGCTCGCCCGGCCATCTGCACGGCTTCTGCGCCGCGCCCGCCGGCCTGTCGTCCCAAGGCAGCTTCGAGGATGACGATGACGACGATTGGGATGACTGGGACGACTCGTGCACGGTGGTGGAGGAGCCCCGCGGTGCTGCCGGTACCAACGGGCACCCGTTGGCAGGAACGGAGCCTTACGGAGCGCCCCGCATCAAGCCGGCGCTGGAGAGGCAGGACAGCGTGGGCTCCTCCAAGAGGGGCAGCGTGGTGGGCAGGAACCTCAACCGCTTCTCCTGCTTCGTGCGTTCAGGAGTGGAGGCCTTCATCCTTGGAGACGTGCCCCTCATGTCCAAGATCGCCGAGGTCTACGGCATCGAGATGGGCTCCAAGGGCCCGCAGTGGAGGGCGAACCCACATCCCTTCATCTGCTCCGTGGAGGATCCCACCAAGCAGACGAAATTCAAAGGCATCAAGAGTTACATCTCTTACAAGCTGACCCCCAGCAACTTCAACTCCCCTGTCTACCGGCGCTACAAGCACTTTGACTGGCTCTACGGGCGCCTGCTGCAGAAGTTCCCTGTCATCTCCGTGCCCCACCTGCCCGAGAAGCAGGCCACGGGGCGCTTCGAGGAGGACTTCATCGAGAAACGCAAGAGACGGCTGATCCTTTGGATGGAGCACATGACCAGCCACCCTGTCCTGTCGCAGTACGAAGGCTTCCAGCACTTCCTCCGCTGCCGAGATGAGAAGGCCTGGAAGCAGGGCAAGCGCAAGGCCGAGAAAGATGAGATGGTGGGTGCCAACTTCCTGCTCACCATCCAGATCCCCACCGAGCACCAGGACCTGCAGGATGTGGAGGACCGCGTGGATGCCTTCAAGGCCTTCAGCAAGAAGATGGACGACAGCGTCCTGCAGCTGACCAATGTGGCCTCCGAGCTGGTGCGCAAACACGTAGGGGGGTTCCGCAAGGAGTTCCAGAAGCTGGGCAACGCCTTCCAAGCCATCAGCTACTCCTTCCAGATGGACCCCCCTTACAGTTTAGATGCTCTCAACAACGCCATCTCCCACACGGGCAAGACCTACGAGGCTGTGGGGGAGATGTTTGCAGAACAGCCCAAGAATGACCTCTTCCTCATGTTGGACACTCTCTCTTTGTATCAGGGGCTCCTCTCCAACTTCCCGGACATTATCCATCTCCAGAAAGGTAAGGGGGGCCCCCTGGggtgctgcttctctcttgGGAACGTAGGCCAGACCAGCTCTACTGGTCCTGCATGGTGGCCCTATGCATGGAGTGGGATGGGGACGCAGCtctgtgatggggatggggcatgGTGATGGACATGGGGATGGAGATAAAGAAGGGATAGGGATGGACATGAGGGTAAGGATGGTGAAGGGATGGAGACCATCATGTTTGGCAGTGTTCTCTGATCACCCCTgccctggaggtgctgctggggctgcccggTCTAGGATCAAGTTTTGGCCATTCTCAGTGCAACCAGAGCCAAATTCTTTGTGAACACATCCTTGCAGATTAGAGGTCAGTCGGTTCAGCACCCTGCTGGCAGGACCAGAGCATCCCATCTGTCCTAGAGTGTCCGGGGACAAGGGAAGGGCCTATGCTGGGTCAGCCCTGTGCCTCTGTCCGGGTGTGACGCACACCCAGGGCTGGGTGTGGGAGAGGGGCCAAAGTCCACGCACCCCTCCCAGGCCGCACCAGGGAGGGGATATCCATGTTGGCCGGTGGCTTTGGGTCCCTGCATTGCCCCACAAGGAGCACGAGGAGAAGGAGCAACCCTGACTGCTTTCTTGCACTCTCTCCTGACTTTGTTTACCACTATGGGCTGGATCCCGCCCGGAAGCGAGGCCGCGTGGGCAGAGCGGAAGGCAGGATTTGGCCTCCAACCTTTGCTTCCTCAgggctcctcctcctcctcccggaCCTCGGGTCTGTGCTGCCTTTaggggcagggagagggaatGAATTCCCAGCGACCGCTGGAGGCTGGATCCTGTTTGCAGGCAAACAACCTCAGTGCTGAGGACAGGGAGGAATGCAGGGCCAGAGCCAGGCGGGATTCTTTCGAAACTGAGCTATAAAAATCAgtggaaggaggggggaaaaaaaaactgctgtcAGAGCATCAGCTGCATCTGAGGCGTTCTCCGGGATGCTGCAGTCAGCAGTGTCCTGCCCCACTCCGTCTCCCACGGCGGCTGTTCCATCCTGTTATCAGCCCTGCTGTGCTATGTAGCAAAGTTTGTCCAGTTCCCAGGCAGGGACAGCGGGCTGGGATGTGGGCTGTGCATGCTGCCTGCTGAGCCCACTGAAAGCTTCAGCTCCATCCCCAAAAGCCTGGGACTTTGGTGCTACGGGGTGAAGCG
The window above is part of the Coturnix japonica isolate 7356 chromosome 10, Coturnix japonica 2.1, whole genome shotgun sequence genome. Proteins encoded here:
- the SNUPN gene encoding snurportin-1, whose protein sequence is MEELCAALQGGVALAAPNSTAAPHPRLSAYKGRGDRLGQDERRRRLLCLQRERRLDYVNHARRLADGDWAGVESDGEEDGQEDMEVDAGRRLPKRYANQLMLSEWLVDVPADLEQEWVVVVCPVGKRALVVASRGSTAAYTKSGFCVNRFPSLLPGGNRHNTTSEKVYCILDCIYNEAEQTYYILDVMCWRGHPVYDCQTDFRFFWLSSKIQEEEGLGEKSRINPYKFVGLQNFPSTSESLCEVLTTNFPFEVDGLLFYHKQTHYTPGSTPLVGWLRPYMVPDILGLAVPLTPLTAKPDYAGRQLQQIIESKKSKKLASGKAQLSTEAAARNGHYELEHLSTPQPANSAQGQEEAGSQMEN
- the SNX33 gene encoding sorting nexin-33 produces the protein MALRGRALYNFQSENKEEISIQENEELVVFSERSLDGWLQGRNSRGETGLFPASYVEIVRPRAGSGHTEGSGSPAGSPGHLHGFCAAPAGLSSQGSFEDDDDDDWDDWDDSCTVVEEPRGAAGTNGHPLAGTEPYGAPRIKPALERQDSVGSSKRGSVVGRNLNRFSCFVRSGVEAFILGDVPLMSKIAEVYGIEMGSKGPQWRANPHPFICSVEDPTKQTKFKGIKSYISYKLTPSNFNSPVYRRYKHFDWLYGRLLQKFPVISVPHLPEKQATGRFEEDFIEKRKRRLILWMEHMTSHPVLSQYEGFQHFLRCRDEKAWKQGKRKAEKDEMVGANFLLTIQIPTEHQDLQDVEDRVDAFKAFSKKMDDSVLQLTNVASELVRKHVGGFRKEFQKLGNAFQAISYSFQMDPPYSLDALNNAISHTGKTYEAVGEMFAEQPKNDLFLMLDTLSLYQGLLSNFPDIIHLQKGAFAKVKESQRMSDEGRMDQEEADGIRKRCRVVGFALQAEMNHFHERRVADFKRMMQSYLKQQIIFYQRVSQQLEKTLRMYDNL